TATGAGTATAACAAGTCAACCAAGCCAGAGGCTGGATCATCGAAGGCGGGTAGTGCAACAACTGCGCCACCGAAAGATATTTTGAAGGAAATTGCGACCTCCAGTCGGACTCGCGAAATCATTCGTAAGCACCGGTTCACTTTCAAGAAGAGCTTGGGTCAGAATTTTCTGATCGATGGAGACGTGCTAGATCAGATAATTGCTGCTGCAGGTTTGGACGAGACACGGGGGGCTTTGGAGATTGGTCCCGGTATTGGGTCCCTTACAGAGCAGCTTGCCAAAGTAGCGGGAAAAGTAACTGCGGTGGAAATCGACAGGCGCCTTATTCCCATTCTAGAGGACGTCATGTCCCCTTATAATAACGTTAGCGTTGTTCACAGCGACATTCTTAAGACGGATTTGAAGCAGCTTTGGCAGGAGCAATTTTCCGGTTTAACGGGAGTTAGTGTAGTTGCCAATCTTCCGTATTACGTCACGACTCCGATTATTATGAAGCTGCTAGAGGAAAGACTGCCGCTTGAAAATATTGTCGTTATGGTTCAGAAGGAAGTCGCGGAGAGAATGGCGGCTAAACCGGGCGGGAAGGAATTCGGCAGCTTAAGCATTGCCGTACAGTATTACTGTGAGCCTGAACTAGTATGTATAGTGCCGGGTAAGTCATTTATTCCTGCACCTAATGTTAGCTCCGCTGTCATTAAGCTGAAACGGAGGCAGGAGCCTGCTGTCCAAGTGGCGGATGAAACGAAATATTTTCATGTGGTCCAGACTGCTTTCGCACAGCGCCGCAAAACACTTGCCAATAACCTCTCTGCTTTTTCCGGTAAGGAGCGTAAGGGAGAGCTGTCGGATATACTACTGAAAATTGGAATTCAGCCGGAGCGCCGTGCAGAGACGCTTTCTCTGCAAGAGTTCGCTGACGTGTATGAGGCACTTGCAGCGAACGGAATGCTCTCTTAAAACGGACGCGCACCCGAAGCCCACTGACACCATAGGATAGACGAAGAGGTGATTTGCCCATGAACCAGGGGGATCTAGTCATTCGTAAATCCTATGGCGGAGATGTATTGTTCAGAGTCGCGGCATTCGCTGCAGATCAAGCTGTGCTCAGGGGCATGGACTACCGCTTGCTCGCTGACTCGCCTGTCCACGATCTTCAAACAGTGAGGAATCCGGACGAGCTCGGTGGGACGCGCCAGGCGCGCATACACGCGAATGAGTCCCTTAGAAGAATGAGTGAGGAACGCAAGCGGCAAACGGGCCATATGGGGTTCCCATCGGCTCTAGACGATCGGCGACAGCCGTTCTTTGAATTGCCAGGTAAAGTTCTTCACTTAGACGGCGACGCTAATTATCTCAAAAAAAGCATGCAGGTCTATAACCAACTAAATGTTCCTGCTGAGGGTGTGCATTGTCACGAGTCCCAGATGCCGCAGGTTCTGCTTCGTTTGCTTCCGCAATACCATCCGGACATTGTAGTCATAACTGGACATGATGGGGTGCTCAAGCAACGTAAGGACCTGCAACAGCTAAGTAGCTACAAAAATTCGTTGAATTTTGTACAGTCGGTTAATGTTGCCAGAGATTATGAGCGCAATCGTGATTCGCTGGTTATCGTAGCCGGAGCCTGCCAATCTCATTTCGAGGCGCTGCTGGAAGCAGGGGCTAATTTTGCTAGCTCACCAGGGCGTATTATGATTCACGCGCTAGACCCTGTGTACGTGGCCGTGAGAGCGTCTTTTACACCGTTCCGGGATACAATTAACATTACGGACGTTATTGCCCATACAATTAGTGGGAGGCAAGGTGTGGGCGGAATCGAAACAATGGGACGATATCGGATAGGTGTACCGAATCTAAAAGCTGTGGATTCCGAACAAAATGTGAACATTGTGTGACAGAAAAAGGCGGGTTTTTCGATAAACCCTACACCAGCAAGGAAAATGACCGTTGACATCAAAACATCTTCGTTGATATAATATTCTACTCATTTGACACCTCCCCTGTTTTTAGATATAATTTACAGGGAAAGAGGTGGTAGTGGATCATGGCTAAAAACGCTCTTCTAGAGATCAAACGAAGCCTGGAACCGCACGTTGGTTCCAAAATCATGCTCCGCGCCAACGGTGGACGGCGCAAGACCATCGAGCGTACAGGAGTGTTGGAAGAAATCTACCCATCGGTTTTCATTGTTAAACTGGATCAGGAACAGCACGCGTTTAAGCGGGTTTCGTACAGTTATGCTGATATTTTGACTGAATCCGTGGAAGTTATGCTGTGCAATGACGATGGCCAGGTTCGCATCAATTATTTATCGCACTGACACGGTTAAATTTGTACGGGCAGCATCGCGCTAGTTAAGCGCAGTGCTGCCCGTTTTGCATGTATAGGCTTTCCGATAGGCATCCTATACGGGGGATGGCGGCGAATCTGTCCTTACCCTACGTAGAGGAGGCAATGGTATGAGCCGAAGAAGAAGCGTCATGTCTGAGCAATTCAAGGCGGAGCTTGCCAAGGACCTGGGATTTTACGATACGGTACAGAATGAGGGCTGGGGAGGCATTCGTACTAAGGATGCCGGTAACATGGTGAAACGCGCCATTCAGATCGCTGAGCAAGCGATAGCCCGGCCCCCACAGTCTTAGGAAGGTGCTCGACAAAAGAGGTCGTTTTCCTGTTACAGGGGATTCGATCTCTTTTTTCGCATTTAAGGGCGCTGTTTGTTATAATATGGGACAACTGTTCAGTCAAAATAAGAATAACAAGCATATGGGCTCGCGCTGATTTGAAGAAGGCGAAAGCCGTCGTATAGAGAGTATAAGTTCTATGTCCGTTTTACTTGGAAAGAGGTGATAAGCTTGTCGAAAATATATGTGAAGGCACCTGCCAAAATTAACCTGCTGCTGGATGTTATTCGTAAGCGGGAGGATGGCTTTCATGAAGTTGAGATGATTATGACGATGGTCGATCTGGCTGATCGCTTGGAGATGGAAGAGCTCCCGAGAGATCAGATCGTGCTGTCCAGCCAAGTGGGCTTTATACCGCTTGATGAGAAGAATCTCGCTTTCCAAGCCGCTAAGCTTATTAAAGAGCGTTACGGAGTTAAGAGAGGCGTCTATATCCATCTGGATAAGCAAATTCCGGTGGCCGCTGGCTTAGCGGGAGGAAGCAGCGATGCTGCGGCTACGCTAAGAGGTCTTAACCGATTATGGGATCTCGGCCTCTCTAGAGATGAGCTAGAGGTTCTAGGAGCGGAGCTAGGCTCTGATGTGCCCTTCTGCATACGTGGAGGCACTGCCCTTGCCAGAGGGCGCGGAGAGAAGCTAGAGAGCATCTCGCCTCCGCCGCAGTGCTGGGTCATACTAGCTAAGCCGCCGATTAATGTGTCGACCGCAGATGTGTATGGGAAATTCCGAGTTAACGATCTGAAGGAGCATCCGTCTATCCCGGCCATGCTGGACGCTCTGTCGCGACAATCCTTTCCTGATATGTGCGACTCCCTTGGCAATGTGCTTGAGCATGTGACGCTTAATCGGTATCCTGAGGTTCGCCAAATTAAGGATTGCATGATTAAAGCTGGAGCTGACGGGGTGTTAATGTCCGGAAGCGGGCCGACTGTATTTGGTCTTGTGTCCAAGGAAATCAAAGTCGCACGGGTTTATAATGCTTTAAGAGGTTTTTGTAAGGAAGTATACGTGGTAAGAATGTTAACATAATGCTTGCGCAAAACCCCAAACCAAGCCGATTTTCTTGATAAAACCCGTATAAAAATGTTATGATACTCCTAAAATATTCGGATTTGGACGGGAGAGGGGAACTTGAAAAAATTGAAACGCAGCGCTAGGCTCGTGGAGATGACGCAATATTTATTGGCCCGTCCTCATACGTTAATTTCTCTAACAGCATTCGCCGAACGGTATCAATCTGCTAAGTCTTCTATTAGCGAGGATTTAGCGATTATTAAAGAAGTATTCGAGGATGAAGGAATTGGCGAGCTTAATACTTTAGCTGGGGCAGCTGGGGGTGTACGTTTCGTTCCCAAGTGTCGCAAGGATCAGGCATTAGAGAAGATCATTTCGATTTGCCGCGAGCTAGAGCAGCCGGATCGGCTGCTCCCGGGCGGTTACTTATATATGACAGACCTGCTTGGACAGCCTGCTATGATGCAAGAGGTAGGACGGATGTTTGCATCTGCATTCTCAGATCGGAACATTGACGTCATCATGACGGTTGAGACGAAAGGGATACCGCTCGCACATGCTACAGCCCAGTATTTGAACCTGCCGGTTGTCATTGTGCGTAGGGATCATAAAGTGACGGAAGGCTCTGCCGTTAGCATTAACTACGTTTCTGGCTCAACTAAACGCATCCAAACGATGTCACTCGCTCGCCGTGCACTTAAGGAAGCTTCGCGTGTTCTCATTATCGATGACTTCATGAAGGCCGGAGGAACGATTCAAGGAATGGTCGATTTACTCCATGAATTCCGGGCAGTTGTTGCTGGAGTCGGAGTATTCGTAGAATCTGGCGAGGTAGACAACGAGGAGCGTTTGCTGCATGATTATGTCTCGTTAGCCCGGTTAACAGAAGTGGATTTGAAATCACGTCAAATTAATGTGCAGCCAGGAAACTTTTTCTAAACTAACAAAAGCTTTATCAACTACTAGGAGGAATACCCCATGAATCTTAAAATTGTTTCTACTTCAGATGCTCCTGCCGCAATCGGCCCTTATGCGCAAGCTGTTCGATATGGTCAATTACTATTTACTTCGGGACAAATTCCTCTAACGCCTGCAGGAGAGCTTGTCGTAGGCACGATTCAGGAGCAAACTCACCAAGTGCTGGATAATTTGAAAGCGGTTTTAGCAGCTGAGGGAGCTGGCTTCCAAGATGTAATTAAAACGACTGTTTTCTTAAAGGATATGAATCAATTTGCTGAGTTCAACTTGGTCTATGCATCGTACTTTGGAGACCATACTCCAGCCCGTTCAACCGTAGAAGTGGCAAGGCTTCCAAAGGATGTTTTTGTCGAAATAGAATTGATTGCGGCGATTAATGTCGAAACTGTCAGGAATTAAAAAATTATTTTAATTTTAACAATAGTTTTTCCAAAATAAAGAAGGAATCTGCACGATTTTGTGGAATATTACACCAAGTTCTTCTGAGGACAAAGGTGGTGAACACAAGTGCAAATTACAGATGTGAGACTCCGCCGCGTCAATTCGGAGGGGCGTATGAAAGCCATTGCGTCGATCACCATTGATAACGAATTCGTAGTACACGACATTCGCGTCATTGACGGAAACAATGGGATGTTTGTCGCCATGCCGAGCAAACGAACCCCGGACGGAGAGTTTCGCGATATCGCTCATCCAATTTCTTCTGGAACGCGTGAGAAAATTCAAGCTGCAGTATTGACTGAATATGAGCGTGCTGCGCAAGAAGAAGAAGTTATGGTCGAAGGGGCATAATAAAGTAAATACGAAAAGAGGGCCCCTTGAAGGCTCTCTTTTCATTTTCATGAGAATACGCTATGATTCGGATGAAGTTTATGATACGCAAAACGCAAAAAGGAAGGGGTTTATTAATGAAGAAAATGGCGATCGTGCTTGCTGCAGGACAGGGCAAGCGCATGAAATCGAAATTATATAAGGTGCTGCACGCTGTTTGTGGAAAACCAATGGTTAGTCACGTTCTAGATGCGGTTCGCGGAGCTTCCTGCGAGCGCTCAATCGTTATTGTAGGTCATGGGGCCGAAGCGGTTCAAAGCACCCTCGGAGTTGGGGGATCTATTGAATATGCTCTACAAGCCGAGCAATTGGGTACTGGGCATGCCGTCATGCAGGCAAAGCCGATGCTGGAAGATGAAGAAGGTGTAACCATTGTTATATGTGGAGATACACCTCTCGTGCGTTCTGAGACCGTTGAGGCGATGATTGCCCTACATTTACAGCAAGGAGCTTCAGCAACTATTCTGACTGCTGAATTGAATGATCCAGCAGGGTATGGTCGGATTGTGAGAGGTGCGGACAATGGTGTGCTTCGCATCGTAGAGCATAAAGATTGTTCGGTAGAAGAAGCCGCAATTAAAGAAATTAATACCGGAACTTATTGCTTCGATAATCGTAAACTATTTCAAGCGCTGAATCAGGTAACGAATACGAATGCTCAGGGTGAATATTACTTAACTGATGTTATTGGGATCTTGCAAAGCGAAGGTAATGCTATAGCTGCTTATTTAGTAGATGATCCCGCTGAAGCTATCGGGGTAAATGACCGCATTGCGCTTGGAGAAGCGGAGCGGTTTATGCGATTGCGTATTAATAGGGGTCACCAAGTAAACGGAGTTACCTTAATAGATCCTCAGAATACTTATATTGAGTCTGAAGTAAAGATTGGAGCAGATACGATAATCTATCCAGGAACTATCCTTCGTGGTCAGACTTCAATTGGATCAGATTGTATCATTGGGCCAGCATCAGAGCTTCAAGACTCGAGTGTAGGCGATGGAACAACCATTCGCCAATCAGTAACTGAAGGCGCGGAAATCGGAGAGGGCTGTAATATTGGTCCTTATGCGTATCTGAGGCCGGGAACAAAGCTTGGACAGAACGTCAAAATTGGTGATTTCGTCGAGATCAAGAACACAGTTATCGGAGATGGTAGCAAAGTACCTCACTTGAGCTATGTTGGAGATGCGGTTGTCGGTTCTAACGTCAATATCGGTTGTGGCGCGATTACAGCCAACTACGACGGGTATAATAAATCAAAGACAGAAATTGGCGATAACGCGTTCGTTGGCAGTAACTCCAATCTCATTGCTCCTGTTAAGATCGGTAGCGGAGCTTACATTGTAGCGGGGTCAACGATCACGCATAATGTTTCTGATAACGATCTGGCGATCGCACGCCAGCGTCAGGTTAACAAGCCAGGCTATGCAGAGAAGATTAGGGCACGTGCTCGCATTAAAAAAGAAGAGAAACAAAGTGACTAAAGGCGGCTGAGTGATGTCATATTCGGAATCGAAGTTAAAAATATTTTCTTGCAGCTCTAATCCCAAGCTGGCAAATGAGATAGCCAAGTATATTGGTGTTGAGCTTGGTAAAGCTGAGATGAACAAGTTTAGCGATGGAGAAATTCATATACGGTTAGATGATAGTGTCAGAGGAAGCGACGTATATGTTATTCAATCAACCTCTGCTCCAGTTAATGATCATCTAATTGAACTGCTTGTTATGGTAGATGCTCTTAAACGAGCGTCTGCCAAGACGATTAATGTCGTGATTCCTTATTATGGTTATGCTCGTCAAGACCGCAAGGCCCGTTCGCGTGATCCGATTACTGCGAAATTGGTAGCTAATCTGATTGAAAAGGCAGGAGCCCACAGAGTGATTGCTATGGATCTGCATGCGATGCAAATTCAAGGCTTCTTCGACATTCCAGTTGACCACCTGCTGGGCGTTCCTATTCTTGGGGATTATTTTCATGAGAAGGGCTTACCTTTGCCAGTTGTTGTCTCACCAGATCATGGTGGGGTTGTTCGGGCACGGAGATTGGCAGACACCCTTCAGGCGCCTCTCGCTATCATTGATAAACGTAGGCCCGAGCCGAATGTTGTTGAGGTCATGAATATTATTGGGGACGTAGCGGGTCGCACAGCTATTCTAATTGATGACATTATCGATACAGCGGGTACGATTGCGTTAGCTGCTAAAGCGTTAAAGGAAGCGGGAGCGAAGGACATATACGCATGCTGTACGCATCCTGTTCTCTCTGGACCGGCCATAGAGCGTCTTGAGGCTTCTCCAATCGTTGAGATCGTTGTGACGGATACAATTGCTCTTCATGAGCCAATCGGAACCTCTAAGCTACGAGTATTATCTGTTGCTCCGCTTATGGGTGAAGCGATCGTGCGTATTCATAAGCATCAGTCTATTAGTAAGCTGTTTGAGCCTCATGCGTAAAATAAATGTTTAATCACCTCCTCCCTAGGGTAAAACAAAGGTATACGCTTTGAGGAGGTAATGGCATGAGCTCGACACTTATGGTACAAGCACGTACGATTGCAAGTAAGGGTGATCTGCGCAACATCCGTTCTGAGGGTAAGATTCCAGGAGTTATATATGGTAAAGGACTGGCTAGTCCCACTAATATTTCAATAGACGCCAAAGAGCTTGCGTTGATGCTGAGAAGTCATGCGAATGCGGTTATTGAAGTTGACATTCCTGGAGCTGGGAAACACCCTGTAATGATGGCTGGCCTGCAGAGAGACGCACTTTCCCGTCAGGTGATGCACATCGACTTCCACCGAATTAATATGAATGAGAAAATAAAAACCGCTGCACGCTTAGAAATAACGGGGGTTTCGCCGGGAGAAAAGGAAGGCGGAATGCTTCAGTTGATCTTGCATGAGGTAGAAATAGAGTGTTATCCGAAGGATATTCCAGAATCCATTTTTGTGGATGTGAGCAACCTAGCCATGGGAGAGCATCTTTCCATTAGCGATCTGAAGCTAACCGCTGGAGTTGAAGTTATCCAAGACCCATCAACCGTAATTGTTGCGGTATTAGCTCCGCAGAAAGAGCGTACAGAGGAGCAGCTGGATGCTATGGCAGATGAGGCTGAGGAAGACCGCAAGCATTATGAAGCCGCTCAGGCAGTGGATATAAGCTAAGGGTTACTCTACTCTGACTCTGGGTATGAAGAAAGGGCCGCGCTGAGCGCGGCCCTGTTTATGCTTGTGCGATTGGATAGGAAACAGATCATTCGGTGCTGTTACTTTATACTAATAGCCTGGGCGGGAAACAAAGGTAAATTGCTTGCGATTGTAGAAAATATTGTTGACCTGAACGAATTCTTTGCCATAATATTCGATAAACCCGATATCGCTGTGACGACGCCCACAATAAATTTGCACTGGAACCTCAGAACACATATGATCTAGGAAATGACGATCATCATAAATCATTTGGCCGTTCATGTACACATCAATTCACCCTCTTTCTCTATTGGACTCTGTAATCATTAGGACACACGAGGGGTGTCAAACGTTGCATTAGAAAAAAATATTCATTTTTATAATTAAGCAGGAGGCTGAGTAAAGATATGCGATGGATTGTTGGTTTAGGGAATCCGGGCGCTGCTTATGTACATACACGGCATAATGCGGGGTTCATGGTCGTTGATGAATTAGCTCGTCGATTGAATATCAATGTCGGAACGCAGAAGTGTAAAGCATTGATTGGAGAGACACGTATAGGAGATACGAAGGTTGCCCTTCTAAAGCCTATGACCTATATGAATCTGTCAGGAGAATCGCTTCGTGCTTTCATGGATTTTTACAAAGTAAAGCTTGAGGATCTTATTGTAGTGTATGATGATCTGGATACAGAGGTTGGCCGCATACGGCTGAGATACCAGGGTAGCCCTGGAGGGCACAATGGAATTAAATCGATTATTCAGCATACAGGTACACAAACATTTAATCGTGTGCGAGTAGGTATTTCTCGACCTGAGCCAGGAATGGTCATATCGGATTATGTTCTGTCCTCCTTCGCTAAGTCAGAGAAGGAAAGCTTAGGCAAGTCTATCGAAGACGCATGTGATGCGATCGAATTTTCATTAAAGCACTCCTTCGAGCAGACAATGGCCAAGTTTAATGCTAAAGGGTAAAGACGCTTAAATTTGAGTTTTTTCGGGAATACTGGAGGAAGAGGCGGAAGCTGCCGCATAACCTTACTTCAGGAGGCATACATATGGCTGTGAACTATATTTGCCGACATTGCAGTATGTCACTCGGACGGTTTGAGGATGCAGATGTTCCAGAATATCGTCTGGGCTTGCATTTCTTGACCCCCGAAGAGCGAAAGCGTATAATAGCGTATAATTCCAACGGGGACGTGACCGTACGGGTAATATGCGAGTATTGCAGTCAGACCTTGGACGCTCATCCGGAGCTCGCCTTGCTGTCTAATCCACTGCAATAAATGCTGAAACTTCACGCTCCGACATCCTCAAGGAGTCCTTGGCTTGCGCCGGGGCTTTTTTCAGTGATTTAAGAGGGGCACCATTTCTACAGATTGGATATACGTATGTATAAACGTCTGTCATTATCGACCACATACTGTAAGGTAAAGTACTGCATTGGCTGTTGAACTTCGAGCAGTCGGTGTGTTTGTATCGAGAGGGGAAATGCCATGAAGCCGCTAATCCAATCGTTAGTAACGGATCCCGATTTAATTAGCATCATACAAGGATTAAAGGGTGGAATGCGGGAGCAGCTCGTTGCAGGCTTGTCTGGCTCCGCTCGTCAAGTGACTCTTGCCGGGATGTATCGTGAATTACAACGTCCTATTCTTGTAATCACACACAATATGTTTTCGGCACAAAAAATGACGGATGATCTGCAAGAGTGTCTATCGACCGATGAAGTTCTGCTCTATCCAGCTAATGAGCTTATTGCAGCGGAAACCGCGATCTCCAGCCCTGAAACGTCGGCTCGTCGACTAGAGGTATTGCTCAAGCTTGCGGAAGGCTTCCGCGGCATTATTGTCGTGCCGTTCGCGGGTGTTCGGAAATTCCAGCCAGACCTGCTAACGATGTCTGAGGCGCACATTGATCTTAAGGTCGGCGACACTTTGCCGATGGAGCAGTTCCTTCGTGGCATGATTGAATTAGGCTATGAACGGGTAGATCGGGTTGAGCAGAAGAGCCATCTGAGTGTGCGTGGAGGGATTGTAGATTTCTTCCCACTTGCCTCTTCAAGTGCGTATCGGGTGGAGTGGTTTGATGATGAGATTGATTCTATTCGAACGTTCGATCCTGCGGATCAAAGATCTATCGATAAGCTAGAGAGCTATACCGTACAGCCTTGCCGGGAATGGATTGCAGGTGAGAGACGCTTCCAGAATGCAGCCAAGCATGCTCAGGATTTGTTGGAGAAGCAGCTGGAGAAGATGGCTGATCGTCAAGCGAAGGAACGCTTGAGCTCAGAGATTTCTCGAGAGATTGAGCTCCTGCGGCAAAATGTTTATTTTACCGAAATTTACAAATATATTTCTTTGCTCTATCCGGAACGGCAGACACTGCTGGACTACATTCCGAAGGACACTGTTCTGCTCATGGATGAGCCGAACAGGCTAGGTGAAACAGCTCGTCAGCTTGAACGCGACGAATCGGAGTGGACGACCCACCTTCTACAGCAAGGCAAGTCATTGCCTGGCTTTGTTCTGGCTGTCCCAGCTGAGCAAGCGCTCTATCCGAAAGGTTTTCAGACGGTATATATGTCCTTGTTCGTTCGCCAAATTCCTCATACGCAGCCCCAGAACATCATTAATTTCGTCTGTCGCTCGATGCAAAATTTCCATGGACAGATGAACGTTCTCAAGGCTGAGATGGAACGTTGGCGCAAAGGCGGAATTAAGATCGTTATGCTCGCGGGCAATTCCGAACGCGCAGATAGAATGAGACGGGTATTGGAAGATTACCAGATTGAGGCACCGGAAATTTTGCAGGGTAATCTGCAGAGTGGTTTTGAGCTGCCATCTATTAAGCTGGTTGTCATTACGGAAGGTGAGATGTTTACCCAGAAGCAACGTAAGGCTCGTCGGGTAGATCGTCATCTGGACAATGCAGAGAGAATTAAAAGCTACACCGAGCTCAAAGTCGGGGATTATGTCGTGCACCAGAACCACGGTGTGGGTAAATATCTTGGAATTGGGACACTCGAGGTCGGCGGTATTCATAAGGACTATCTTCATATCGTCTATGCGGCGGGGGATCGTCTTTCCGTTCCTGTAGAGCAATTCGATCTTATTCAAAAATATGTGGGCAATGAGGATAAGGAGCCGAAGGTAAGCAAGCTCGGCGGATCTGATTGGAATCGAGCTAAATCGAAGGTTAGGTCCTCCGTGCAGGATATCGCCGATGATCTAATTAAGCTATATGCGGCACGGCAATCTACGGTTGGTTTCGGATTCGGGGAGGACACTCCTTACCAGCAGGAATTCGAAGAAATGTTCCCTTACGAGGAAACTGTAGATCAGCTTCGTGCTATTCGTGAAATTAAAGAAGACATGCAAACTGCTCGTCCGATGGATCGCCTGCTGTGTGGAGACGTTGGCTATGGCAAAACGGAAGTCGCTATTCGTGCGGCGTTTAAGGCTGCCATTGAAGGGAAACAGGTTGCAGTCCTAGTGCCGACAACTATTCTTGCTCAGCAGCATTATGAGACATTCCGCGAGAGATTCTCCGGGTATCCGTTCAATATTAAAGTTCTAAGCCGTTTCCGGACACGCAAGGAACAGACGGATACAATGAAGGGCTTGAAGGCAGGGACGGTTGATGTTGTCATTGGTACACATCGTTTGCTGTCACAGGATATTATTTTCAAAGAGCTAGGCTTGCTTATCGTGGATGAGGAGCAGCGCTTCGGAGTTACACATAAGGAAAAGCTGAAGAGAATCAAAACCAATGTGGATGTGCTGACCCTGACGGCTACTCCTATTCCCCGCACGCTTCATATGTCCATGCTCGGGGTACGAGATTTGTCCGTTATAGAGACGCCACCGGAAAATCGTTTTCCTGTTCAAACCTATGTCGTCGAGTATAGCCCAACGCTTATACGGGAAGCCGTTGAGCGGGAATTAGCTCGCGATGGGCAAGTATATTATTTGTTCAACCGTGTTCAAGGCATCTACCAGATGGCAGAGCAGATTAGTGCTCTCGTACCGGATGCTCGTGTTGCCGTAGCCCATGGTCAAATGTCGGAGCAAGAGCTTGAGCGGACTATCTTGGATTTCTTAGATGGGGAATACGACGTGCTAGTTAGTACGAGTATTATAGAGACCGGAGTAGATATCCCGAACGTGAACACGCTTCTTGTACATGATGCGGACCGGATGGGCTTATCGCAGCTTTACCAGCTTCGGGGTCGTGTCGGACGCTCTAATCGTATCGCCTATGCGTACTTTACGTACCAACGGGACAAGGTATTAACAGAGGTTGCTGAGAAAAGGCTGCAATCAATCAAGGAATTCACGGAGCTGGGCTCCGGATTCAAGATTGCTATGCGTGATTTGACTATCCGCGGAGCGGGTAATTTGCTTGGCGCTGAACAGCACGGATTCATTGCCTCTGTTGGCTTTGATTTGTACTCACAGATGCTCGCAGAAGAAATACAAAGCCGCAAATCCGAGATGGGTGGCGTCGTACTGCCGCCTCAGCCTGTTAACACACAGCTGGATCTGGGTGTAGATGCTTATTTGCCTCCGGAATATATTTACGACAGCATTCAAAAAATCGAAATATATAAGAAGGTAGCAGCAGCCACTTCTTTAGAAGATGTTGCAGACTTATTCGAAGAGCTGATGGACCGTTTCGGTGAGCCGCCTAAAGCGGTGCTTAATCTGATGACGGTTGTTAGGCTGAAGGTATACGGACGACAATATGGAATTGAATCCATAGTCCGACGTGGGGATGAGGTTACATTAAAGCTCGAAGAGCGTCGACGTGAGGATGTCGATTCGAGCAAGCTTAAGGCACTGGAAGCTAAGTTCCAAGGCCGGATGGTGCAGGCAATAACTGCTCAGCAGCTCCTTATCCGCCTGAAGGTGAGAGGGCTTGATGAGAACGCCTTATTGGCGTTGGTAGAGGATTTTCTGGTACAATATAAAGAAGCGACAAAATCAAAGGGGGAACTACAGGATGTTGCACCGTAATCGCATGTCATACCGCCGGTTCGCTATGCTTATGCTGGCAGCTGTCATGCTAGTCGCAATTATTTCCGGTTGC
This portion of the Cohnella abietis genome encodes:
- the glmU gene encoding bifunctional UDP-N-acetylglucosamine diphosphorylase/glucosamine-1-phosphate N-acetyltransferase GlmU translates to MKKMAIVLAAGQGKRMKSKLYKVLHAVCGKPMVSHVLDAVRGASCERSIVIVGHGAEAVQSTLGVGGSIEYALQAEQLGTGHAVMQAKPMLEDEEGVTIVICGDTPLVRSETVEAMIALHLQQGASATILTAELNDPAGYGRIVRGADNGVLRIVEHKDCSVEEAAIKEINTGTYCFDNRKLFQALNQVTNTNAQGEYYLTDVIGILQSEGNAIAAYLVDDPAEAIGVNDRIALGEAERFMRLRINRGHQVNGVTLIDPQNTYIESEVKIGADTIIYPGTILRGQTSIGSDCIIGPASELQDSSVGDGTTIRQSVTEGAEIGEGCNIGPYAYLRPGTKLGQNVKIGDFVEIKNTVIGDGSKVPHLSYVGDAVVGSNVNIGCGAITANYDGYNKSKTEIGDNAFVGSNSNLIAPVKIGSGAYIVAGSTITHNVSDNDLAIARQRQVNKPGYAEKIRARARIKKEEKQSD
- a CDS encoding ribose-phosphate diphosphokinase; translated protein: MSYSESKLKIFSCSSNPKLANEIAKYIGVELGKAEMNKFSDGEIHIRLDDSVRGSDVYVIQSTSAPVNDHLIELLVMVDALKRASAKTINVVIPYYGYARQDRKARSRDPITAKLVANLIEKAGAHRVIAMDLHAMQIQGFFDIPVDHLLGVPILGDYFHEKGLPLPVVVSPDHGGVVRARRLADTLQAPLAIIDKRRPEPNVVEVMNIIGDVAGRTAILIDDIIDTAGTIALAAKALKEAGAKDIYACCTHPVLSGPAIERLEASPIVEIVVTDTIALHEPIGTSKLRVLSVAPLMGEAIVRIHKHQSISKLFEPHA
- a CDS encoding 50S ribosomal protein L25 — its product is MSSTLMVQARTIASKGDLRNIRSEGKIPGVIYGKGLASPTNISIDAKELALMLRSHANAVIEVDIPGAGKHPVMMAGLQRDALSRQVMHIDFHRINMNEKIKTAARLEITGVSPGEKEGGMLQLILHEVEIECYPKDIPESIFVDVSNLAMGEHLSISDLKLTAGVEVIQDPSTVIVAVLAPQKERTEEQLDAMADEAEEDRKHYEAAQAVDIS
- the pth gene encoding aminoacyl-tRNA hydrolase; translation: MRWIVGLGNPGAAYVHTRHNAGFMVVDELARRLNINVGTQKCKALIGETRIGDTKVALLKPMTYMNLSGESLRAFMDFYKVKLEDLIVVYDDLDTEVGRIRLRYQGSPGGHNGIKSIIQHTGTQTFNRVRVGISRPEPGMVISDYVLSSFAKSEKESLGKSIEDACDAIEFSLKHSFEQTMAKFNAKG
- a CDS encoding anti-sigma-F factor Fin family protein — its product is MAVNYICRHCSMSLGRFEDADVPEYRLGLHFLTPEERKRIIAYNSNGDVTVRVICEYCSQTLDAHPELALLSNPLQ